One Chromobacterium paludis genomic window carries:
- the flgG gene encoding flagellar basal-body rod protein FlgG: protein MNPALWISKTGIQAQDARLTAIANNLANVNTTGFKRDRMVFEDMFYQVDRQPGSKVDDNNLSPSGVQLGNGTRLVGSQKVFTEGNLTTTNQSLDVAIVGQGFLQVKMGNGETGYTRAGQLQLNPDGLLVNAQGLPLQPEVKIPASATKISISETGVVSVTEGSGTTPTEVGQITLANFVNPTGLLALGDNLFQETAASGNPSTGNPGGDALGKLKQGSLEGSNVQVVEEMVDMIAAQRTYEMNTKVLTAADNMLQQLGQSVR from the coding sequence ATGAATCCGGCACTGTGGATCAGCAAAACCGGCATCCAGGCGCAGGACGCGCGCCTGACCGCCATCGCCAACAACCTGGCCAACGTCAACACCACCGGCTTCAAGCGCGACCGCATGGTGTTCGAGGACATGTTCTACCAAGTAGACCGCCAGCCCGGCAGCAAGGTGGACGACAATAATCTGTCGCCGTCCGGCGTGCAGCTGGGCAACGGCACGCGCCTGGTGGGCAGCCAGAAGGTGTTCACCGAGGGCAACCTGACCACCACCAATCAGAGCCTGGATGTGGCCATCGTCGGCCAGGGCTTTCTGCAGGTGAAGATGGGCAACGGCGAAACCGGCTACACGCGCGCCGGCCAGCTGCAGCTCAATCCGGACGGCCTGCTGGTCAATGCCCAGGGCCTGCCGCTGCAGCCGGAAGTCAAGATCCCGGCCAGCGCCACCAAGATTTCCATCAGCGAGACCGGCGTGGTGTCGGTGACCGAGGGCAGCGGCACTACGCCCACCGAGGTTGGCCAGATCACCCTGGCCAACTTCGTGAACCCCACCGGCCTGCTGGCCCTGGGCGACAATCTGTTCCAGGAAACCGCCGCCAGCGGCAACCCAAGCACCGGGAATCCGGGCGGCGACGCGCTGGGCAAGCTGAAGCAGGGCAGCCTGGAAGGCTCCAATGTGCAGGTGGTGGAGGAAATGGTGGACATGATCGCCGCCCAGCGCACTTACGAGATGAATACCAAGGTGCTGACCGCGGCGGACAATATGCTGCAGCAACTGGGACAATCGGTGCGATGA
- the flgH gene encoding flagellar basal body L-ring protein FlgH: MTLRRLAPLGALLLAACASFQPAPPRPDPLPDLLRQAAEAPRGGGVFTPGGSLALTSDNRAFRPGDVLTVVLEETTQASKQAGTTFGKQSGAKIGPSLLGNTTFNAQVGIDANRNFNGSSTSTQQNALAGSLTVVVHKVLANGLLQVQGEKQLTLNQGEETLQLAGYVRVEDIDTDNRVSSLRIANARIGYSGSGALADANNPGWLMKFFASPLMPF, translated from the coding sequence ATGACGCTGCGTCGTCTCGCGCCGCTGGGCGCGCTGCTGTTGGCGGCCTGCGCCTCGTTCCAGCCGGCGCCGCCCCGGCCCGACCCCTTGCCCGATCTGTTGCGGCAGGCGGCCGAGGCGCCGCGCGGCGGCGGCGTGTTCACGCCCGGCGGCAGCCTGGCGCTGACCTCGGACAACCGCGCCTTCCGCCCCGGCGACGTGCTGACGGTGGTGCTGGAAGAGACCACCCAGGCCAGCAAGCAGGCCGGCACCACCTTCGGCAAGCAGTCCGGCGCCAAGATCGGCCCATCGTTGCTCGGCAACACCACCTTCAACGCCCAGGTGGGCATAGACGCCAACCGCAACTTCAACGGCTCGTCCACCTCCACCCAGCAGAATGCGCTGGCCGGCTCGCTGACCGTGGTGGTGCACAAGGTGCTGGCCAACGGCTTGCTGCAGGTGCAGGGCGAAAAACAGCTGACGCTGAACCAGGGCGAGGAAACCTTGCAACTGGCCGGCTACGTGCGGGTGGAAGACATCGACACCGACAACCGCGTTTCCTCGCTGCGCATCGCCAACGCCCGCATCGGCTACTCCGGCAGCGGCGCGCTGGCCGACGCCAACAACCCCGGCTGGCTGATGAAGTTCTTCGCCAGCCCGCTGATGCCGTTCTAG
- a CDS encoding flagellar basal body P-ring protein FlgI, whose translation MRLTLLKRLSAAACLAAWSLAAAAQPLRQLVNVEGIRDNQLIGYGIVVGLDGTGDNSQVKFSGQSVANMLKQFGLKMPEKTDTRVKNVAAVMVSASLPPGYSRGQTIDVTVSSLGDAKSLRGGTLLLTQLKAANGEVYALAQGSVVIGGLSAQGKSGSSVTVNTPTAGRIPNGASIEREIPSDFEQGDSVRLSLRRPSFETATNVVKAINRGYGKIASTRNATTIEVKAPLDPTERVAFVARLEKLNVDVGPEIPRVVFNSRTGTVVISEGVTVRPAAVSHGSLRVVISESSQVSQPGPFSNGTTKVVPNSSVQVGQDQGRMFKWPAGASLRAIIDTVNRTGATPDDVMAILQALDQAGAIDGELVVI comes from the coding sequence ATGAGATTGACACTTTTGAAGCGCCTGAGCGCCGCCGCCTGCCTGGCGGCGTGGTCGCTTGCCGCCGCGGCGCAGCCGCTGCGCCAGCTGGTCAATGTGGAAGGCATACGCGACAACCAATTGATAGGCTACGGCATCGTGGTGGGCCTGGACGGCACCGGCGACAACTCGCAGGTGAAGTTCTCCGGCCAGTCCGTGGCCAATATGCTGAAGCAGTTTGGCCTGAAGATGCCGGAAAAGACCGACACCCGCGTCAAGAACGTGGCGGCGGTGATGGTCAGCGCCAGCCTGCCGCCCGGCTACAGCCGCGGCCAGACCATAGACGTGACCGTGTCGTCGCTGGGTGACGCCAAGAGCCTGCGCGGCGGCACGCTGCTGTTGACCCAGCTGAAGGCGGCCAACGGCGAAGTGTACGCGCTGGCCCAGGGCAGCGTGGTGATAGGCGGCTTGTCGGCGCAGGGCAAGAGCGGCTCCAGCGTCACCGTCAACACGCCCACCGCCGGGCGCATCCCCAACGGCGCCAGCATAGAGCGCGAGATTCCCAGCGACTTCGAGCAGGGCGACTCCGTGCGGCTCAGCCTGCGCCGCCCCAGCTTCGAGACCGCCACCAATGTGGTGAAGGCCATCAACCGCGGCTACGGCAAGATCGCCAGCACCCGCAACGCCACCACCATAGAAGTGAAGGCGCCGCTGGATCCGACCGAGCGCGTGGCCTTCGTCGCGCGGCTGGAAAAACTCAATGTGGACGTGGGGCCGGAAATTCCGCGCGTGGTGTTCAATTCGCGCACCGGCACGGTGGTGATCAGCGAGGGCGTCACCGTGCGGCCGGCGGCGGTGTCGCACGGCAGCCTGCGCGTGGTGATTTCGGAGTCGTCCCAGGTCAGCCAGCCCGGCCCGTTCAGCAACGGCACCACTAAGGTGGTGCCCAATTCCAGCGTGCAAGTGGGGCAGGACCAGGGCCGCATGTTCAAGTGGCCGGCCGGGGCCAGTCTGCGCGCCATCATAGACACCGTCAACCGCACCGGCGCCACGCCGGACGACGTGATGGCCATCCTGCAGGCGCTGGACCAGGCCGGCGCGATAGATGGCGAGCTGGTCGTCATTTAA
- a CDS encoding flagellar biosynthesis protein FlgJ, whose product MLNNDLQNPSAGTNGEQPVAAASPEYRQKAEKAAEMFEGQFVREMFKQMRKTTREVAGEDSIFANSMNGDLLDIADGALADQLASRRVFGIANVILAQLLPAAGNIPLKNADPAVARLQQGRDAGQGLAAFAAPMFPLSK is encoded by the coding sequence ATGCTGAACAACGATTTGCAGAACCCGTCAGCCGGAACCAATGGCGAGCAGCCGGTGGCGGCGGCCAGCCCGGAATACCGCCAGAAGGCGGAGAAGGCGGCGGAGATGTTCGAGGGCCAGTTCGTGCGCGAGATGTTCAAGCAGATGCGCAAGACCACGCGCGAGGTGGCCGGCGAGGACAGCATCTTCGCCAATTCCATGAACGGCGACCTGCTGGACATCGCCGACGGTGCCCTGGCCGACCAGCTGGCCAGTCGGCGCGTGTTCGGCATCGCCAATGTGATCCTGGCGCAGCTATTGCCGGCCGCTGGCAATATTCCCCTTAAGAACGCGGACCCGGCCGTCGCCCGTCTGCAGCAGGGGCGCGACGCCGGCCAGGGATTGGCGGCATTCGCCGCGCCGATGTTTCCTCTTTCCAAGTGA
- the flgK gene encoding flagellar hook-associated protein FlgK, whose product MRMIDNALTGAQAAQVALNTASQNIANQQTPGYTRQGVVLATQTPGAGDPLSAGYGVSVTGVRRFSDDYRNLQQWQAGSHVGALSAAQPYFSQLEQVMGSEGSSLSSGLDKFFAALNAASLDSNTMRDQVVREAGSLAQRFNNLYGVLTSQQAAIGEQRSATLSQINSATANLAALNAKLVAARAQGINTSGLEDERDRQIDALASLVEVRVVAQPDGGKSVSLSNGLPLVSGDDAAALSSEAQPDGSQQLKLAFGTEQYAMPGGDLGGQLGGLNQFEVQVLRPAQEQVRALAGELAGRVNQQLAQGYDMRGQSGQALFQFDPGAAHGLLQTTGIGAADLGFSADPAKPGNNDNLQKIIAIRQQSLPLAGIGSVTLGDAYSQMIGHLAIASQQNKSGLDTANVIRAESEKNWQGASGVNRDEEAVSLIEYQKMYQANMKVISVANQLFESTLAIL is encoded by the coding sequence ATGCGCATGATTGACAACGCGCTGACCGGCGCGCAGGCCGCCCAGGTCGCGCTGAACACGGCCAGCCAGAACATCGCCAACCAGCAGACGCCGGGCTATACCCGCCAGGGCGTGGTGCTGGCCACGCAGACGCCCGGCGCGGGCGACCCGCTCAGCGCCGGCTACGGCGTGTCGGTGACCGGCGTGCGCCGCTTCAGCGACGACTACCGCAATCTGCAGCAGTGGCAGGCCGGCTCCCATGTCGGCGCGCTATCCGCGGCCCAGCCCTATTTCAGCCAGCTGGAACAGGTGATGGGCAGCGAGGGCAGCAGCCTGTCCAGCGGCCTGGACAAGTTCTTCGCCGCGCTCAATGCCGCCAGCCTGGACTCCAACACCATGCGCGACCAGGTGGTGCGCGAGGCCGGATCGCTGGCGCAGCGCTTCAACAATCTTTACGGCGTGCTCACCTCGCAGCAGGCCGCCATTGGCGAACAGCGCAGCGCCACGCTGAGCCAGATCAACAGCGCCACCGCCAATCTGGCGGCCTTGAACGCCAAGCTGGTGGCGGCGCGCGCCCAGGGCATCAATACCTCGGGCCTGGAAGACGAACGCGATCGCCAGATCGACGCGCTGGCTTCCCTGGTGGAGGTGCGCGTGGTGGCGCAGCCGGACGGCGGCAAGTCCGTTTCGCTGAGCAACGGCCTGCCCTTGGTGTCCGGCGACGATGCGGCCGCGCTGTCCAGCGAGGCGCAGCCCGATGGCAGCCAGCAATTGAAGCTGGCCTTCGGCACCGAACAATACGCCATGCCCGGCGGCGACCTGGGCGGACAGCTGGGCGGACTCAACCAGTTCGAGGTACAGGTATTGCGGCCGGCGCAGGAGCAGGTGCGCGCGCTGGCCGGCGAGCTGGCCGGCCGCGTCAATCAGCAACTGGCGCAGGGTTACGATATGCGCGGCCAGAGCGGCCAGGCCTTGTTCCAGTTCGATCCCGGCGCGGCCCATGGCCTGTTGCAGACCACAGGCATAGGCGCGGCCGATCTGGGTTTCTCCGCCGATCCGGCCAAGCCGGGCAATAACGACAATCTGCAAAAAATCATCGCCATCCGGCAGCAAAGCCTGCCGCTGGCCGGCATCGGCAGTGTGACGCTGGGCGACGCCTATTCGCAGATGATCGGCCACCTGGCCATCGCCAGCCAGCAGAATAAGTCGGGGCTGGACACCGCCAATGTGATCCGCGCCGAGTCGGAAAAAAACTGGCAGGGCGCCTCAGGCGTCAACCGCGACGAGGAAGCGGTGAGCCTGATCGAATACCAGAAGATGTACCAGGCCAACATGAAGGTGATTTCGGTGGCGAACCAGCTATTCGAAAGCACGCTGGCCATCCTGTAA
- the flgL gene encoding flagellar hook-associated protein FlgL → MRISSNQYQSVVLLAMQNSSSGMAELLQKMSSGKSMLAPSENPIASVRLLRLQREEAALSQYRDNIGALKSKLSQNEALLDGISSDLRNARDILVAAANPAPAEDLKAMASPLISLRDSMLYAANTQDSEGRYLFSGSAVNSAAIQFDASQPAGSRYRFNGNVDKQMVTVGEGVTETSNVTLESMPALLNQLDKAIAALQSPTLNGNDPAVGAMVRATMDGVDAALSDVSGRVSELGGAQNVLQTLDGNHNSLSLANQQSMLELGSLDYGTAYMNLGQLSMALQASQKAYGKVSQLTLFDAI, encoded by the coding sequence ATGCGTATCTCCAGCAACCAGTATCAATCCGTCGTGCTGCTGGCCATGCAGAACAGCAGTTCCGGCATGGCCGAGCTTTTGCAGAAGATGTCCAGCGGCAAGAGCATGCTGGCGCCGTCAGAAAACCCCATCGCCAGCGTGCGCCTGCTGCGGCTGCAGCGCGAGGAAGCGGCGCTGTCCCAGTATCGCGACAATATCGGCGCGCTCAAGTCCAAGCTGAGCCAGAACGAAGCGCTGCTGGACGGCATCAGCAGCGACCTGCGCAACGCGCGCGACATCCTGGTGGCGGCGGCCAATCCCGCGCCGGCTGAAGACCTGAAGGCGATGGCGTCGCCTTTGATCAGCCTGCGCGACAGCATGCTGTACGCCGCCAACACCCAAGACAGCGAAGGCCGCTACCTGTTTTCCGGCAGCGCCGTCAACAGCGCGGCCATCCAGTTCGATGCCAGCCAGCCGGCCGGCAGCCGTTACCGCTTCAACGGCAATGTCGACAAACAGATGGTGACGGTGGGCGAGGGCGTCACCGAGACATCCAATGTCACGCTGGAGTCCATGCCCGCGCTGCTCAACCAGCTGGACAAGGCCATCGCCGCGCTGCAAAGCCCCACGCTGAACGGCAACGATCCGGCGGTGGGCGCCATGGTGCGCGCCACCATGGACGGCGTGGACGCGGCGTTGAGCGACGTCAGCGGCCGGGTATCCGAGCTGGGCGGCGCGCAGAACGTGCTGCAGACGCTGGACGGCAACCACAACAGCCTGAGTCTGGCCAATCAGCAAAGCATGCTGGAGCTGGGCAGCCTCGATTACGGCACGGCCTATATGAACCTCGGGCAGCTGTCGATGGCGCTGCAGGCCAGCCAGAAGGCGTACGGCAAGGTCAGCCAATTGACGCTGTTCGACGCGATCTGA
- a CDS encoding phospholipase D-like domain-containing protein: MSKRVLPLVLLLAAPLARADFSIPGFELVHTAPQHAQLDTPDLRDPATVWSQMFDAAQREIDLEQFYVADQAGSKLDGVIEHLEAAGKRGVKIRFLMEKKGMFASEPATIERLKRIPNLQYRQLDYNQLTGNGIIHAKFIVADGKTAYVGSQNFDWRSLQHIHETGLKIDDAAMAGRLQAIFEQDWAAQAALAAGGKVKPLRTTEQAADLSQPAVLLSSPNAYNPAGVGDSEQALPRLMAEAKHEVRIQLLDYAPLSYGKPRNYYPVFDNAIRGALARGVKVKLMVSDWNLEKPGIDYLKSLAVLPGMEVRIVTIPRDGACIPFARVIHSKTMEIDDQIAWVGTSNWSGGYMDKSRNVEVALRNEAMAKRIGQLHEQTWSSPYAAPLEVNRAYQAPDKACRQAG, encoded by the coding sequence ATGTCCAAACGCGTCTTGCCGCTGGTGCTGTTGCTGGCCGCGCCCCTGGCCCGCGCCGATTTTTCCATTCCCGGCTTCGAGCTGGTGCATACCGCGCCGCAGCATGCGCAGCTGGACACGCCGGACCTGCGCGACCCGGCGACCGTGTGGAGCCAGATGTTCGATGCCGCCCAGCGCGAGATCGACCTGGAGCAGTTTTACGTGGCGGACCAGGCGGGCAGCAAACTGGACGGCGTGATCGAGCATCTGGAAGCCGCGGGCAAGCGAGGCGTGAAAATCCGCTTCCTGATGGAAAAGAAAGGCATGTTCGCCAGCGAGCCGGCCACCATCGAACGGCTCAAGCGCATCCCCAATCTGCAATACCGCCAGCTGGACTACAACCAGCTGACCGGCAACGGCATCATCCATGCCAAATTCATCGTGGCGGACGGCAAGACCGCCTATGTGGGCAGCCAGAACTTCGACTGGCGCTCGCTGCAGCACATCCATGAAACCGGCCTGAAGATAGACGATGCGGCGATGGCCGGCCGCCTGCAGGCCATTTTCGAGCAGGATTGGGCGGCCCAGGCCGCGCTCGCCGCCGGCGGCAAGGTCAAGCCGCTGCGGACGACGGAGCAGGCGGCCGACCTGTCCCAGCCCGCGGTGCTGCTATCCAGCCCGAATGCCTACAACCCGGCCGGCGTGGGCGACTCCGAACAGGCCCTGCCGCGCCTGATGGCCGAGGCCAAGCATGAGGTGCGCATCCAGCTGCTGGACTACGCGCCGCTGAGCTACGGCAAGCCGCGCAACTATTACCCGGTATTCGACAACGCCATCCGCGGCGCGCTGGCGCGCGGCGTCAAGGTTAAGCTGATGGTGTCGGACTGGAACCTGGAAAAACCAGGCATCGACTACCTGAAGAGCCTGGCCGTGCTGCCCGGCATGGAAGTGCGCATCGTCACGATACCGCGCGACGGCGCCTGCATCCCCTTCGCCCGCGTCATCCACAGCAAGACCATGGAGATAGACGACCAGATCGCCTGGGTGGGCACCAGCAACTGGAGCGGCGGCTATATGGACAAGTCGCGCAATGTCGAGGTGGCGCTGCGCAACGAGGCCATGGCCAAACGCATCGGCCAACTGCACGAGCAGACCTGGTCCTCGCCGTATGCCGCGCCGCTGGAGGTGAACCGCGCCTACCAGGCGCCGGACAAGGCCTGCCGCCAGGCGGGCTAG
- a CDS encoding Lrp/AsnC family transcriptional regulator — translation MEVDAKSWAILTALQANARQSLTELAQAVGLSVPAVSERVKRLEEAGVIQGYHARVAPLRAGYALSALVGITVPQPDKKTLLARLEAMPEVMECHHVTGVDSYVFRLLARDVSHLEQLAAQLNDLGETRTAVILSTPIQGRPVRPPR, via the coding sequence ATGGAAGTGGACGCCAAATCCTGGGCGATATTGACCGCCCTGCAGGCCAATGCCAGGCAATCGCTGACCGAGCTGGCGCAGGCGGTGGGCCTGTCGGTGCCGGCGGTGTCGGAGCGGGTCAAGCGGCTGGAAGAGGCCGGCGTGATCCAGGGCTATCACGCGCGGGTGGCGCCGCTGCGCGCCGGCTACGCGCTGTCGGCCCTGGTGGGCATCACCGTGCCGCAGCCGGACAAGAAGACCCTGCTGGCGCGGCTGGAGGCGATGCCGGAAGTGATGGAATGCCACCACGTGACCGGCGTCGACTCCTACGTGTTCCGGCTGCTGGCGCGCGACGTCTCGCACCTGGAGCAGCTGGCGGCGCAGTTGAACGACCTGGGCGAGACCCGCACCGCCGTCATCCTCTCCACGCCGATACAGGGGCGGCCGGTGCGGCCGCCTCGCTGA
- a CDS encoding LysE/ArgO family amino acid transporter: MFWQAMGIGLAIAAPVGPIGLLCISRTMRGGPLLGLATGLGAASADGLFALAGVCGGSLVLAWAGALARPLAWGGCLLLAWLGVATLRRPAGAGEGEDGERRLARAYLGTLALTLSNPMTILSFAAVAAGLSGGLPAGPARQLEIVAGVFCGSALWWLLLAYGGGALLSRLGPAGRRGLDIACGLVLLGFAVGLGARAAGLA, from the coding sequence ATGTTCTGGCAGGCGATGGGCATAGGTTTGGCGATCGCGGCACCGGTGGGGCCGATAGGTTTGCTGTGCATCAGCCGCACGATGCGCGGCGGCCCGCTGCTGGGCCTGGCGACGGGGTTGGGGGCGGCCAGCGCCGATGGCTTGTTCGCCCTGGCAGGGGTGTGCGGCGGCAGCCTGGTATTGGCCTGGGCCGGCGCCTTGGCCCGGCCGCTGGCCTGGGGCGGCTGCCTGCTGCTGGCCTGGCTGGGCGTCGCCACCTTGCGCCGGCCTGCCGGCGCGGGAGAAGGAGAGGATGGCGAAAGGCGGCTGGCGCGGGCCTATCTGGGGACGCTGGCGCTGACACTGAGCAACCCGATGACCATCCTGTCCTTCGCCGCGGTGGCGGCCGGCTTGTCGGGCGGCCTGCCCGCGGGGCCGGCGCGGCAGCTGGAGATCGTTGCCGGCGTGTTCTGCGGCTCGGCGCTGTGGTGGCTGCTGCTGGCTTACGGCGGCGGCGCGCTGCTGTCGCGCCTGGGGCCGGCCGGCCGGCGCGGCCTGGACATCGCCTGCGGCCTGGTCTTGCTCGGTTTTGCCGTGGGCCTGGGCGCGCGCGCGGCCGGGCTGGCATGA
- a CDS encoding methyl-accepting chemotaxis protein, giving the protein MSQTQVKWGHLGIRIILVAAAAITVSFAVMIVLIAKLNYNAAVNNGYQLASEQAASYAKDAESDFDRGFQLPKHLADTVEGIRRTGKPDRKQTDAIIMQMLDNAPQSIGLWMLWEPNAFDGDDNAFRFDWPRHDPTGRYEPYITKNAQGKAQMDVMMSTDRVKDFPKFKEHPETYQPDYEKPGWGDFYYVPKQRGRDTITEPYPYEVQGKKVLESSLAVVMKNASGKMTGVSATDVALDQLQKRFGQIHPRETGFIRIVSEGGTYVVNPQAEMLGKPVAKEDPLFGHLDEVKKGSDFVYEDSGYTHFFHPIRIGDTGQFWSIGISIPTAAITADARQSMFAAIGIGVVALALILLLLTIVIRTLTRPLINLAEAMEQLANGGGDLTARIAITNRDEIGRTASAFNRFLDSLRDMFVQVREQSRQVSQAAAQLSHSATQVHDASTQQSDAASASAASVQQVTVGAQHIADTTQQAGDIARQTDSLTEQSVDKVNRVTSEIQRMTDTMHALADRMAALGNRSQEVTTIVGVIKDIADQTNLLALNAAIEAARAGEMGRGFAVVADEVRNLAGRTAEATVQITRIVEAISSETRQAVDDVQSSTQQVDVSVGIAEEANQSMREVQDYNRQLVASIVDIAAATREQSSASQEIAQNVERISSMAQSNNQTVSEVSQAVNRLRELSGELETLVSHFRL; this is encoded by the coding sequence ATGAGTCAAACGCAAGTCAAATGGGGCCACCTGGGCATCCGCATCATCCTGGTCGCCGCTGCGGCCATCACCGTCTCCTTCGCCGTGATGATCGTGTTGATTGCCAAGCTCAATTACAACGCCGCGGTAAACAATGGCTACCAATTGGCCTCCGAGCAAGCCGCCAGCTACGCCAAGGATGCGGAAAGCGACTTCGACCGCGGCTTTCAGCTGCCCAAGCACCTGGCCGATACGGTGGAAGGCATACGCCGCACCGGCAAGCCGGACCGCAAGCAGACCGACGCCATCATCATGCAGATGCTGGACAACGCGCCGCAGTCCATCGGCCTGTGGATGCTGTGGGAACCCAACGCCTTCGACGGCGACGACAACGCCTTCCGCTTCGACTGGCCGCGCCACGACCCCACCGGCCGCTACGAGCCCTACATCACCAAGAATGCCCAGGGCAAGGCGCAGATGGACGTCATGATGTCCACCGACCGCGTCAAGGACTTCCCCAAATTCAAGGAACACCCGGAAACCTACCAGCCCGACTATGAAAAGCCGGGCTGGGGCGACTTCTACTACGTGCCCAAACAACGCGGCCGCGACACCATCACCGAGCCCTACCCCTACGAGGTGCAAGGCAAGAAGGTGCTGGAGAGCTCGCTGGCGGTGGTGATGAAGAACGCCTCGGGCAAGATGACCGGCGTGTCCGCCACCGACGTGGCGCTGGACCAGCTGCAGAAGCGCTTCGGCCAGATTCACCCGCGCGAAACCGGCTTCATCCGCATCGTGTCCGAGGGCGGCACCTATGTGGTCAACCCGCAAGCCGAGATGCTGGGCAAGCCGGTGGCCAAGGAAGACCCGCTGTTCGGCCATCTCGACGAGGTGAAGAAAGGCAGCGACTTCGTTTATGAGGACAGCGGCTACACCCACTTCTTCCATCCCATACGCATCGGCGACACCGGCCAGTTCTGGTCCATCGGCATCAGCATTCCCACCGCGGCCATCACCGCCGACGCCCGCCAATCCATGTTCGCGGCCATAGGCATAGGCGTGGTGGCGCTGGCGCTGATCCTGCTGTTGCTGACCATCGTCATCCGCACCCTGACCCGGCCGCTGATCAATCTGGCCGAGGCCATGGAGCAGCTGGCCAATGGCGGCGGCGACCTGACGGCGCGCATCGCCATCACCAACCGCGACGAGATCGGCCGCACCGCCTCCGCCTTCAACCGCTTCCTGGACAGCCTGCGCGACATGTTCGTCCAGGTGCGCGAGCAGAGCCGCCAGGTATCGCAAGCCGCCGCCCAGCTCAGCCACTCCGCCACCCAGGTGCACGACGCGTCGACCCAGCAGTCCGACGCCGCCTCCGCCAGCGCAGCCAGCGTGCAGCAGGTCACCGTGGGCGCCCAGCACATCGCCGACACCACGCAGCAGGCCGGCGACATCGCGCGCCAGACCGACTCGCTGACCGAGCAAAGCGTGGACAAGGTCAACCGCGTCACCAGCGAAATCCAGCGCATGACCGATACCATGCACGCGCTGGCCGACCGCATGGCCGCCTTGGGCAACCGCTCGCAAGAAGTCACCACCATCGTCGGCGTGATCAAGGACATCGCCGATCAGACCAATCTGCTGGCGCTGAACGCCGCCATTGAGGCCGCGCGCGCCGGCGAAATGGGCCGCGGTTTCGCCGTGGTGGCGGACGAGGTGCGCAACCTGGCCGGCCGCACCGCCGAGGCCACGGTGCAGATCACGCGCATCGTGGAGGCGATCAGCAGCGAGACGCGCCAGGCGGTAGACGATGTGCAGAGCAGCACCCAGCAGGTCGATGTCAGCGTCGGCATCGCCGAGGAAGCGAACCAGTCCATGCGCGAGGTGCAGGACTACAACCGCCAGCTGGTGGCCAGCATCGTGGACATCGCCGCCGCCACCCGCGAGCAGTCCAGCGCCAGCCAGGAGATCGCGCAGAACGTGGAACGCATCAGCAGCATGGCGCAAAGCAATAACCAAACGGTGAGCGAGGTCAGCCAGGCGGTGAACCGGCTGCGCGAGCTGTCCGGCGAGCTGGAAACGCTGGTGAGCCACTTCCGGCTGTAA